The DNA sequence ACAAGTCCACCGAGAAGACGCTGCACAGCGTCAAGGTCATCCCGGGCCGCGGTGCCTGGCTCGAGTTCGACGTCGACAAGCGCGACACCGTGGGTGTGCGTATCGACCGCAAGCGCCGCCAGCCGGTCACCGTGCTGCTCAAGGCGCTGGGCTGGACCTCCGAGCAGATCCGCGAGCGGTTCGGCTTCTCCGAGATCATGATGTCGACGCTGGAGAAGGACAACACCGCCGGCACCGACGAGGCGCTGCTGGACATCTACCGGAAGCTGCGCCCGGGCGAGCCGCCGACCAAGGAGTCCGCGCAGACCCTGCTGGAGAACCTGTTCTTCAAGGACAAGCGCTACGACCTGGCTCGGGTGGGCCGCTACAAGGTGAACAAGAAGCTGGGGCTCAACGCCGGCCAGCCGATCACCAGCTCGACGCTGACCGAAGAGGACATCGTCGCCACCATCGAGTACCTGGTGCGCCTGCACGAGGGCCAGCCGACGATGACCGCCCCCGGCGGCGTCGAGGTTCCCGTCGAGGTCGACGACATCGACCACTTCGGCAACCGTCGTCTGCGTACCGTCGGTGAGCTGATCCAGAACCAGATCCGGGTCGGCCTGTCCCGCATGGAGCGCGTCGTCCGCGAGCGGATGACCACCCAGGACGTCGAGGCGATCACGCCGCAGACCCTGATCAACATCCGTCCCGTCGTGGCGGCGATCAAGGAATTCTTCGGCACCAGCCAGCTGTCGCAGTTCATGGACCAGAACAACCCGCTGTCGGGTCTGACCCACAAGCGCCGCCTGTCGGCGCTGGGCCCCGGCGGTCTGTCCCGTGAGCGCGCCGGCCTCGAGGTCCGCGACGTGCACTCCAGCCACTACGGCCGGATGTGCCCGATCGAGACCCCGGAAGGTCCGAACATCGGTCTGATCGGTTCGCTGTCGGTGTACGCGCGGGTCAACCCGTTCGGCTTCATCGAGACGCCGTACCGCAAGGTCGTCGACGGTGTCGTCACCGACGAGATCCACTACCTGACCGCCGACGAGGAGGACCGCCACGTCGTGGCGCAGGCCAACTCGCCGGCCGACGCCAACGGCAAGTTCCTCGAGGACCGCGTCCTGGTGCGCCGTAAGGGTGGCGAGGTCGAGTACGTCAACGCCACCGAGGTCGACTTCATGGACGTCTCGCCGCGCCAGATGGTGTCGGTCGCGACGGCGATGATCCCGTTCCTCGAGCACGACGACGCCAACCGCGCCCTGATGGGTGCCAACATGCAGCGCCAGGCGGTTCCGCTGGTGCGTAGCGAGGCACCGCTGGTGGGTACCGGCATGGAGCTGCGTGCGGCCATCGACGCCGGCGACGTGGTGGTGACCGAGAAGTCCGGTGTGGTGGAAGAGGTTTCGGCCGACTACATCACCGTGATGGCTGACGACGGCACCCGGCACACCTACCGGATGCGCAAGTTCGCCCGTTCCAACCACGGCACCTGCGCCAACCAGCGTCCGATCGTGGACGCCGGGCAGCGCGTCGAGTCGGGCCAGGTCCTGGCCGACGGGCCGTGCACCGAGAACGGTGAGATGGCGCTGGGCAAGAACCTGCTCGTCGCGATCATGCCGTGGGAGGGTCACAACTACGAGGACGCGATCATCCTGTCCAACCGCCTGGTTGAGGAGGACGTGCTCACCTCGATTCACATCGAGGAGCACGAGATCGATGCCCGCGACACCAAGCTGGGCGCCGAGGAGATCACCCGGGACATTCCGAACGTCTCCGACGAGGTGCTCGCCGATCTCGACGAGCGCGGCATCATCCGCATCGGTGCCGAGGTCCGCGACGGCGACATCCTGGTCGGCAAGGTCACCCCGAAGGGCGAGACCGAGCTGACCCCCGAGGAGCGCCTGCTGCGCGCCATCTTCGGTGAGAAGGCCCGCGAGGTTCGCGACACCTCCCTGAAGGTGCCGCACGGCGAGTCCGGCAAGGTCATCGGCATCCGGGTGTTCTCCCGCGAGGACGACGACGAGCTGCCCGCCGGTGTCAACGAGCTGGTCCGCGTCTACGTGGCCCAGAAGCGCAAGATCTCCGACGGTGACAAGCTCGCCGGCCGCCACGGCAACAAGGGCGTCATCGGCAAGATCCTGCCGGTCGAGGACATGCCGTTCCTGCCGGACGGCACCCCGGTGGACATCATCCTGAACACCCACGGTGTGCCGCGACGCATGAACATCGGCCAGATCCTGGAGACCCACCTCGGGTGGGTGGCCAAGACCGGCTGGAACGTCGACGGCTCTCCGGAGTGGGCGGCCAACCTGCCCGAGGAGATGCTGAGCGCTCCGTCGGACACCAGGACCGCCACGCCGGTGTTCGACGGTGCCCGCGAGGAGGAGCTGCAGGGCCTGCTGGCCTCGACGCTGCCCAACCGTGACGGCGAGGTTCTCGTCGACGGTGACGGCAAGGCTGTGCTCTACGACGGCCGCAGCGGCGAACCGTTCCCGTACCCGGTGACGGTGGGCTACATGTACATCCTCAAGCTGCACCACCTGGTGGACGACAAGATCCACGCCCGCTCCACCGGTCCGTACTCGATGATCACCCAGCAGCCGCTGGGCGGTAAGGCGCAGTTCGGTGGTCAGCGGTTCGGTGAGATGGAGTGCTGGGCCATGCAGGCCTACGGCGCGGCGTACACGCTGCAGGAGCTCTTGACCATCAAGTCCGACGACACCGTCGGCCGGGTCAAGGTCTACGAGGCGATCGTCAAGGGCGAGAACATCCCCGAGCCGGGCATTCCCGAGTCGTTCAAGGTGCTGCTCAAGGAGCTGCAGTCGCTGTGCTTGAACGTTGAGGTGCTGTCTTCGGACGGCGCGGCGATCGAGATGCGTGATGGTGACGACGAGGACTTGGAGCGTGCTGCTGCCAACCTCGGAATCAACCTGTCGCGCAACGAATCTGCCTCTGTCGAAGATCTCGCCTAATTAGTGTTTCTAGTCCCGAAAGGGGAAAGGGAGTTACGTGCTAGACGTCAACTTCTTCGATGAACTCCGCATCGGTCTGGCGACCGCGGACGACATCCGCAACTGGTCCTACGGCGAGGTCAAGAAGCCGGAGACCATCAACTACCGCACGCTCAAGCCGGAGAAGGATGGCCTGTTCTGCGAGAAGATCTTCGGACCGACTCGCGACTGGGAGTGCTACTGCGGCAAGTACAAGCGCGTCCGCTTCAAGGGCATCATCTGCGAGCGCTGCGGCGTCGAGGTCACTCGCGCCAAGGTGCGTCGCGAGCGGATGGGCCACATCGAGCTGGCCGCCCCGGTCACCCACATCTGGTACTTCAAGGGCGTCCCGTCGCGCCTCGGGTACCTGCTGGACCTGGCCCCGAAGGATCTCGAGAAGATCATCTACTTCGCGGCCTACGTGATCACCGCGGTCGACACCGAGATGCGCCACAACGAGCTCTCCACCCTCGAAGCCGAGATGGAGGTCGAGAAGAAGGCCGTCGCCGATCAGCGTGACGCCGACCTGGAGGCCCGCGCCCAGAAGCTCGAGGCCGACCTGGCCGAACTCGAGGCCGAGGGTGCCAAGTCCGACGTGCGCCGCAAGGTGCGCGACGGTGGCGAGCGCGAGATGCGTCAGCTCCGTGACCGGGCCCAGCGCGAGCTGGACCGGCTCGACGAGATCTGGAGCACCTTCACCAAGCTGGCTCCCAAGCAGCTGATCGTCGACGAGAACCTCTACCGCGAGATCGTCGACCGCTACGGCGAGTACTTCGAAGGCTCGATGGGCGCGGAGTCGATCCAGAAGCTCATCCAGAACTTCGACATCGACGCCGAGGCCGAATCGCTGCGCGAGGTCATCCGCAGCGGCAAGGGACAGAAGAAGCTCCGTGCCCTCAAGCGGCTGAAGGTCGTCGCGGCCTTCCAGCAGTCCGGCAACTCGCCGATGGGCATGGTGCTCGACGCCGTTCCGGTGATCCCGCCGGAGCTGCGGCCGATGGTCCAGCTCGACGGTGGCCGCTTCGCCACCTCGGACCTCAACGACCTGTACCGCCGCGTGATCAACCGCAACAACCGGCTCAAGCGACTGATCGACCTCGGTGCGCCCGAGATCATCGTCAACAACGAGAAGCGCATGCTTCAGGAGTCGGTCGACGCGCTGTTCGACAACGGCCGCCGCGGCCGCCCCGTCACCGGACCGGGCAACCGTCCGCTGAAGTCGCTGTCCGATCTGCTCAAGGGCAAGCAGGGCCGGTTCCGTCAGAACCTGCTCGGCAAGCGTGTCGACTACTCGGGCCGCTCGGTCATCGTGGTCGGCCCGCAGCTCAAGCTGCACCAGTGCGGTCTGCCCAAGCTGATGGCGCTCGAACTGTTCAAGCCGTTCGTGATGAAGCGTCTGGTCGACCTGAACCACGCGCAGAACATCAAGAGCGCCAAGCGCATGGTCGAGCGTCAGCGTCCGCAGGTGTGGGACGTCCTCGAAGAGGTCATCGCCGAGCACCCGGTGCTGCTGAACCGTGCACCCACGCTGCACCGCCTGGGCATCCAGGCCTTCGAGCCGCAGCTGGTGGAAGGCAAGGCCATCCAGCTGCACCCGCTGGTCTGTGAGGCGTTCAACGCCGACTTCGACGGCGACCAGATGGCAGTCCACCTGCCGCTGAGCGCCGAGGCGCAGGCCGAGGCCCGTGTGCTGATGCTGTCGAGCAACAACATCCTGTCGCCGGCGTCGGGCAAGCCGCTGGCCATGCCGCGTCTGGACATGGTCACCGGTCTGTACTACCTGACCACCCATGTCGCGGGCAGCAAGGGCGAGTACGCCCCGGCGGGTACCGACGCACCGGAGACTGGCGTGTACTCGAGCCCGGCCGAGGCCATCATGGCGATGGACCGTGGCGTGCTCAGTGTCCGCGCTCAGATCAAGGTGCGCCTGACGCAGCTGCGTCCGCCGCACGAGGTCGAGACCGAGCTGTTCGGCGAGAACGGCTGGCGCCCGGGCGATGCCTGGACCGCCGAGACCACGCTGGGTCGGGTGATCTTCAACGAGCTTCTGCCGCAGGGGTATCCGTTCGTCAACGAGCAGATGCACAAGAAGGTCCAGGCGCGGATCATCAACGATCTGGCCGAGCGCTACCCGATGATCGTGGTTGCGCAGACCGTCGACAAGCTCAAGGATGCCGGCTTCTACTGGGCCACCCGTTCGGGTGTCACCGTGTCGATGGCCGACGTCATCGTGCCGCCGGAGAAGCAGGAGATCCTGGAGCGTTACGAGGCCGAGGCCGACGGGATCGAGAAGAAGTACCAGCGCGGTGCCCTGAACCACCAGGAGCGCAACGACGCTCTGGTGGAGCTGTGGAAGGAAGCCACCGAAGAGGTCGGTAAGGCCCTGGAGGCGCACTACCCGGAGGACAACCCGATCATCACGATCGTGAAGTCCGGCGCGACGGGTAACTTCACCCAGACTCGCACCCTGGCCGGCATGAAGGGTCTGGTGACGAACCCGAAGGGTGAGTTCATCCCGCGCCCGATCAAGTCCTCGTTCCGTGAGGGCCTGACGGTGCTGGAGTACTTCATCAACACCCACGGTGCCCGAAAGGGTCTGGCGGACACCGCTCTTCGTACCGCCGACTCGGGTTACCTGACCCGTCGTCTGGTCGACGTGTCTCAGGACGTCATCGTCCGCGAGCACGACTGCGGCACCGAGCGGGGCATCCTGGTCGATCTGGCCGAGCGTCAGGCCGACGGCACCCTGATCCGGGACCCGCACGTCGAGACCTCGGCGTACGCCCGCACGCTGGCCGCCGATGCGGTCGACGAGAAGGGCAACGTCATCGTCGAGGCCGGCCACGATCTGGGCGACCCGGCAATCGACGCGCTGCTCGAGGCCGGTATCTCGCAGGTCAAGGTGCGCTCCGTGCTCACCTGCGGCAGCGCCTCCGGCGTGTGTGCGATGTGCTACGGCCGGTCGATGGCCACCGGCAAGCTGGTCGACATCGGCGAGGCGGTCGGCATCGTGGCCGCACAGTCCATCGGTGAGCCCGGCACGCAGCTGACCATGCGTACCTTCCACCAGGGTGGTGTTACCGGTGGCGCCGACATCGTCGGTGGTCTGCCGCGTGTGCAGGAGCTGTTCGAGGCGCGTATCCCGCGCAACCGGGCTCCGATCGCCGACGTCGCCGGGCGGGTTCGCCTGGAGGAGAGCGACAAGTTCTACAAGATCACCATCGTTCCCGACGACGGGGGCGAGGAGGTCGTGTACGACAAGCTGTCCAAGCGTCAGCGCCTGCGCGTGTTCAAGCACGACGACGGGACCGAGCGGCTGCTGGCCGACGGTGACCACGTCGAGGTTGGCCAGCAGCTCATGGAGGGCTCGGCCGACCCGCACGAGGTGCTCCGTGTCGAGGGCCCGCGCAAGGTGCAGATCCACCTGGTCAAGGAGGTCCAGGAGGTCTACCGGGCGCAGGGTGTGTCGATCCACGACAAGCACATCGAGGTCATCGTCCGGCAGATGCTGCGGCGCGTCACGATCATCGATTCGGGTGCGACGGAGTTCCTGCCCGGTTCGCTGACCGAGCGCGGCGAGTTCGAGGCCGAGAACCGTCGGGTGGTTGCCGAGGGCGCCGAGCCCGCGGCTGGCCGTCCGGTGCTGATGGGTATCACCAAGGCGTCGCTGGCCACCGATTCGTGGCTGTCGGCGGCGTCGTTCCAGGAGACCACTCGCGTGCTGACCGATGCGGCGATCAACTGCCGCAGCGACAAGCTGCAGGGTCTGAAGGAGAACGTGATCATCGGCAAGCTGATCCCGGCCGGTACCGGTATCAACCGCTACCGCAACATCCAGGTGCAGCCGACCGAAGAGGCGCGGGCCGCCGCGTACACGATCCCGTCCTACGAGGATCAGTACTACAGCCCCGACTTCGGCCAGGCCACCGGTGCCGCGGTGCCGTTGGACGACTACGGCTACAGCGACTACCGCTAGTCACGAACGAAATAGCCCCCGGGTTCGCCCGGGGGCTTTTTCGTTGCGATGAATTCGGCAACCGGCCGCGGTCTACTTACCTGTGACCCAACTGCTCAGAGTTCAGAACTTCATGCTGTCGCGCGACGGGTTCGGCGCCGGGCTCAACCAGTGCTTGCAACGTCCGTTCGGCGATGCCGACCAGCCGGCCCTGTTCGCGTGGGTGGGCGCGACGGCGAGTTGGGTGGGACGCCGCGAGCCCGGCGGTGACCGCGGCCTCGACGACTACTTCACCCGTGACTACTTCAACAACATCGGCGCGGAGATCATGGGCCGCAACAAGTTCAGTCCCTACCGCGGCCCGTGGGACGACCACCCCGACTGGCAGGGGTGGTGGGGCGAGGAGCCGCCGTTCCACACCCCGGTGTTCGTGATGTCCCACCACGCGCGGCCAGCGTTGACCTTGTCCGATACCACCTTCCATTTCGTTTCCGGTGATCCGGCGAGTGTCCTGGAACAGGCCAAGGATGCGGCCGACGGCAAGGACGTCCGGCTCGGCGGCGGGGCGAGCACCGTCCGGCAATTCCTCGACGCCGGCCTGGTCGACACGCTGCACGTGGCGGTCGCCGACGTGGAGATCGGAGCCGGCTCGCGGCTGTGGGAATCGCCGGACGAACTCGATGATCGCTACCGCCACGAGGTGGTGCCCAGCCCCAGCGGTGTGATCCATCACCTTTTCTGGCGCTGACGTTTCGAGCAGACGCAAAATCGCACTGGCAGAGTCATTTTCGTGCGATTTTGCGTCTGCTCGCCGATGGCGGCGGTCGGCCGGGGAGGCGCAGCCTGGCGGCCCCGCCTAGACTGGCCGACGTGCTGATCGGCTCCCATGTTCGCTCCGACAACCCGCTGGCCGGGGCATTGGACGACGAGGCCGACGCGGTGCAGTTCTTCCTCGGTGACCCGCAGAGCTGGAAGAAACCGAAGCCCCGCGAGGACGCCGACATGCTGCGCCGCTCGCCGATCCCGCTCTATGTCCACGCCCCGTACCTGATCAACGTGGCCTCGGCCAACAACCGGGTGCGCATTCCGTCGCGCAAGATCCTGCAGGACACCTGCGACGCCGCCGCCGAGGTCGGTGCGACCGCGGTGATCGTGCACGGCGGCCACGCCGACGACAACGACATGGAGGCCGGCTTCGAGCGCTGGGTCAAGGCGCTGGCTCAACTGCAGACCGACGTGCCGGTGTACCTGGAGAACACCGCGGGCGGCGACCACGCCATGGCGCGCCATTTCGACACCATCGGCCGGTTGTGGGACCGCATCGGCGACACCGGCATCGGGTTCTGTCTGGACACCTGCCACGCCTGGGCGGCCGGCGAGGAGCTGATCGACGCCGTCGAGCGGATCAAGGCGATCACCGGCCGCATCGACCTGGTGCACTGTAACGACTCCCGCGACGCCAAAGGTTCCGGCGCCGACCGGCACGCCAATTTCGGCGCCGGACAGATCGATCCGCAGCTGCTGGTGGCCGTGGTCACCGCGGCGGGTGCACCGGTGATCTGCGAGACGGCCGACGACGGCCGCAAGAACGACATCGCCTTCCTCCGCGACAACGTGCCGGGTTGAGGATGCGGAGCCGAGTCGTCGCGCTGCTGGGGATCCTGTTCCTCGTCTCCGCCTGCGCCGCGTCCGGATTGGCCGCCCCGGCTCCGTTCACGCCCGGGGCCACCGCACACACCATCTCGGTCGGCGGCCTCGATCGCACCTATCGGCTCTACCTGCCCGCCGGCCTGCCCCCGGCAGCGCCGCTGGTGGTCATGCTGCACGGCGGCTTCGGCAGCGCCGATCAAGCCGAACGGTCCTACGGCTGGAATCAACTGGCCGAGCAGGCCAAGTTCGTCGTCGCCTATCCCGACGGACTGAATCGAGCGTGGAACTCCGGGGGAGGATGCTGCGGGCGCCCCGGCCGCGACAACGTCGACGACGTCGCCTTCATCACCGCCGCGGTGCGCGACATCGCGGGCAACATCGGCATCGACCCCACCAGGATCTACGCCACCGGCATCAGCAACGGCGGCATGATGGCTTACCGACTCGCCTGCACCACAGCGGTTTTCGCGGCGATCGGGCCCGACTCGGCTACCCAGCTCGACAGCTGCTCAGCGCCGTCGCCGACCTCGGTCATCCATGTCCACGGCACCGGCGATCGGATGATCCGCTACGACGGCGGACCCGGTGCCGGCATCGCCAACATCGACGGTCCACCGGTGCCTGATGTCAACGCCTTCTGGCGTGGTGTCGACCAGTGCGCGCCGCCGGCGGTGACGGTCAACGGTGCACTGACCACATCGACGGCGAACTGCCCGAGCGGGCGAAGCGTCGAGTTGATCACCGTCGCCGGCGGCGGTCACGAGTGGCCGCCGTTCGCGACACAGACGATCTGGGATTTCTTCGCCGCGCATCCGCGCTGAGTCAGGGCTGGTCACCGGCGGTGCGCAGGTGCTCGCTGTCGGTACCACTGATGGTGAGAGCGCCTACGACGATGCCGACGACGACGCCCACCAGCGTGTCGAGAACCCGGTCGACGGCCGCTGCGGGTGTCAAGCCTGCGCCAATGCCGGTGAGCAGCAACGCCATCGGAGTCACGGCCAGTGAGGTCAAGGCATAGTTGACGGTCGAGGCGATCTCGGCGCAGACCTGGAAGACGACGATGGCAGCGGCAGTGCCCCAGTACCCGAGCGGCAGGGCCAGTAGACCAGCGGCCAGCAACGCACCACCGATATTGCCCAGCAGACGTTGCACACCGCGGTGGACCGCGACGTGATAGGCCACGCCCTGCATGGTGGCCACCGCGCCCATCGCCGCCCACATGTAGTGGGGCAGGCCGAAGGCGAGCGCGACGGCCGCGCCGAGGGCGCCCGCGATGGTGATCCGAGCGCTGCTCGTGACCAGCGTGGAATGCGGCGCGCGCAGCAGCGTGACCGCGATCGATTCGCGGCGGGCAGGGTGAGAGCCGGTGGTCGCGGCGGGCCGCCCGGTCGCTGCGCGCCACGTCAGGTTCAGCAGCCAGGGCGCCAGTGCGGCGATCATCCCAGTCACGGTGCCGATGGCGCACGCCAGTACTGCGTGCGCGACATCGCCGGTGGTGCGGGCGAAGGCCTCGGCACCGACCGCGCCGAAGACGAACACCACCGCACCGGGGCCGACGATGTGCAGGGCAGAGACGAAAAATGCTGCGGCTCCAGCGATCAGGGCGATCACCACGACGCTGACGGCCGCCGAAGCGCTGCTCGCGCCCAACGCTGCGCCGGCCGCGATCGACGAGATGATCATGATGCTGAGGACGACGAGCCGGCCGACGCGAACCGGATAGGGATCGGGCCGGCAGAACGCTGCGACCAGAGCACCGAGGGCGGCGAACCCGGCCACGTCGTGGTGACCGGTCAATCCGCCAAGCACGAACATCAGGGCCACCGCGGCACCGACCCGCAGGGGTACGGCCACTCCGGCTTTGCGCAGGTCGCCGTTGAGGGCGCCGCGCCAGGTCGTCGGCCGGACCGCGTGGCGCAGCGCGCGGTACGTGGGGCCGAGCTGCTGAGCGAGCGAAGCGGGCATCGAGATAATTTATCACTATTTTACTAGTGAAATGATTCGTCGTGCTTAGGATGGCCGGGTGTCCAGACGTGTCGAAGCCAGTGCGCTCAGCGACACCGTGGATCGGATTCGCTCGGAATGGGCGGCGGCCTACCCGCACCTCGATACGGCGCCCATCGACATCCTGGGGCGGATCCAGCGCATCGCCTCGATCTGCAGCCAACGGCTCGATTCGAACCTGGAACGGCACGGCGTGACGCGCTCCGAGTTCGCCGTGCTCGGCGCGCTGGCCCGGGTCGATCGCCCGCTTCGGGCCAGCGAAGTCGTCTCCACAACGTTGCTCAGCGGGGCATCGGTGACCAAGATCGCCGACAGCCTCGCCGGCCGGGGACTACTGGAACGGCAGAAGTCCGAGCGGGACGGACGGGTGGTCCTGCTCGCGCTCACTGATGCCGGACGGGCGGTGGTCGACACCGAGATGCCTCGCCGCCTTGCCGACGACGAGGCGATGATCGCCGGTCTCACCGATGCAGAGCGAGCCACCCTCGCCGGTCTACTCCGGAGGATCTGCGCGACGCTCGGCGACTGAACCCGCACGTGTCGGAGTCAGGTCAGATACACCTTGCGCAGCGTCTCGGTGACTGTCCATACCGTGCGCGCTCCCTCGGCCAGTCGCACCACGTCACCTGGGCCCAGTGTCATGGTGGGGGTGTCGTCGTCGAACTCGACGGTCGCCGCACCGGTCAGCACGACGAACAGTTCGTCGGCCTCGACATCACTCATCACTCCGGGCGTCATCTCCCAGACCCCGACCTCGAGTCCGCCGAACCGGCCGAGTTCGGCGACACCGGTGTGCGGGCTGCCGCCGTGTGACTGCTCGGCGGGCACCGGCTCGTGCTCGAGCCACTGGCTGGACGCGTGGACCACGGAGTTCAGCTTCACGGCAATCAGCATGCCATATTACGGTTCTTGTGCGACTGTCCGAAAAATGTAACAGTGGTGGAATGTCGGACACGCATGTCGTCACCAACCAGGTCCCCCCGCTGGTGGACCACAATCCGGCTAACTCGCCGGTCCTCATCGAGGCACTGATCCGCGAAGGCGGGCAGTGGGGGCTCGAGGAGGTCACCGAGCTCGGGGCCCTGGCCGGCAGCGCCCAGGCCCAGCGCTGGGGTGATCTGGCCGATCGCAATCAGCCGATCCTGCATACCCATGACCGCTACGGGTACCGGGTCGACGAGATCGAATACGACCCCGCCTATCACGAGCTGATGCGCACGGCGATCGCCCACGGTGTGCACGCCGCCCCGTGGGCCGACGAGCGTCCGGGCGCCCACGTGGTCCGGGCGGCGAAGATGGGGGTGTGGACGCCCGAGCCCGGGCACGTCTGCCCGATCTCGATGACCTACGCCGTCGTCCCCGCGCTGCGGCACAACCCGGAGCTGGCCGCCGTCTACGAGCCGCTGCTGACCAGTCGCGAGTACGACCCGGAGCTGAAAGTGCCTGCCACCAAGGCGGGCATCACCGCCGGGATGTCGATGACCGAGAAGCAGGGCGGCTCCGACGTTCGCGCCGGCACCACCCAGGCCGTACCCAACGGCGACGGCAGCTACTCGCTGACCGGCCACAAGTGGTTCACCTCGGCGGCAATGAGCGACATCTTCCTGGTGCTCGCCCAGGCGCCCGGCGGATTGAGCTGTTTCATGCTGCCGCGGGTGCTGCCCGACGGCAGCCGCAACCGGATGTTCATCCAGCGGCTCAAGGACAAGCTGGGTAATCACGCCAACGCCTCCAGTGAGATCGAATACGACGGCGCGGTGGCGTGGCTGGTCGGCGAGGAGGGCCGCGGTGTGCCGACCATCATCGAGATGGTCAACCTGACCCGGCTGGACTGCACACTGGGCAGTGCCACCAGCATGCGCAACGGCCTGACGCGGGCGGTTCATCACGCCCAGCATCGAAAGGCGTTCGGCGCCTACCTGATTGATCAACCGTTGATGCGCAACGTGCTGGCCGACCTCGCGGTCGAGGCGGAGGCCGCCACGATCGTCGCGATGCGGATGGCCGGCGCCACCGACGCGGCCGTTCGTGGCGACGAGCGGGAGACACTACTGCGGCGGATCGGCCTGGCAGCGTCCAAGTACTGGGTGTGCAAGCGGGCCACCCCGCACGCCGGTGAGGCGATGGAGTGCCTGGGCGGCAACGGCTACGCCGAGGAATCCGGCATGCCGCGGCTCTATCGCGAGGCGCCGCTGATGGGGATCTGGGAGGGCTCGGGCAACGTCAGCGCGCTGGACACGTTGCGCGCCATGGCAACTCGGCCCGAATGCATCGCCGTGCTGTTCGACGAACTGGCGACCACCGCCGGTCAAGACGCCAGGCTCGACGTCCATGTCGCCACGCTTCGGGCCGAACTGGGGGATACCGACGCCGTCGAGTACCGGGCCCGCAAGGTCGCCGAGGACATCTGCCTGGCATTGCAGGGCTCGCTGCTGGTGCGTCATGGCCATCCCGCAGTGGCCGAGGCGTTCCTGGCGACCCGGATGGGCGGCAACTGGGGCGGCGCGTTCGGCACCCTGCCCACCGGATTGGACCTCGCACCGATCCTGGAGCGCTGCCTGGTGAAGGGATGATCGCGGTGGTCGTGACGCCGAGCAGACGCAAAATCGCATGAATTCGGCTCCGATGATGCGATTTTGCGTCTGCTCGCAGGAAGGGTGACCGTGGAAACTCTCAACACGATGACCTATGAGGTCACCGACCGCGTCGCGCGGATCACCTTCAACCGCCCGGAGAAGGGCAATGCGATTGTCGCGGACACCCCGCTGGAGCTGGCGGCGCTGGTGGAACGGGCAGACCTCGATCAAGACGTCCACGTGATCCTGGTGTCGGGGCGCGGCGAAGGCTTCTGCGCCGGGTTCGACCTGTCCGCCTATGCCGACGGCACCGGGTCGGCCGGGGGATCCGAGCGGGCGGGCACGGTGCTCGACGGTAAGACCCAAGCCGTCAACCACCTGCCCAACCAACCCTGGGACCCGATGATCGACTACCAGATGATGAGCCGGTTCGTCCGGGGCTTCGCCAGCCTGATGCACGCCGACAAGCCCACGGTGGTCAAGATCCATGGCTACTGCGTGGCAGGCGGTACCGACATCGCGCTGCACGCCGATCAGGTGATCGCGGCCGCCGACGCCAAGATCGGCTACCCGCCGACCCGGGTATGGGGCGTGCCGGCGGCCGGCCTGTGGGCGCACCGCCTGGGCGACCAGCGCGCCAAACGCCTTCTGCTGACCGGGGATTGCATCACCGGCGCGCAGGCCGCGGAGTGGGGCCTGGCCGTCGAGGCGCCTGAG is a window from the Mycolicibacterium anyangense genome containing:
- the rpoB gene encoding DNA-directed RNA polymerase subunit beta produces the protein MLEGCILAVSSQSKSTTTSNSVPGAPKRVSFAKLREPLEVPGLLDVQTDSFKWLIGADEWRQKAITLGDPSPVGGLEEVLAELSPIEDFSGSMSLSFSDPRFDEVKAPVDECKDKDMTYAAPLFVTAEFINNNTGEIKSQTVFMGDFPMMTEKGTFIINGTERVVVSQLVRSPGVYFDETIDKSTEKTLHSVKVIPGRGAWLEFDVDKRDTVGVRIDRKRRQPVTVLLKALGWTSEQIRERFGFSEIMMSTLEKDNTAGTDEALLDIYRKLRPGEPPTKESAQTLLENLFFKDKRYDLARVGRYKVNKKLGLNAGQPITSSTLTEEDIVATIEYLVRLHEGQPTMTAPGGVEVPVEVDDIDHFGNRRLRTVGELIQNQIRVGLSRMERVVRERMTTQDVEAITPQTLINIRPVVAAIKEFFGTSQLSQFMDQNNPLSGLTHKRRLSALGPGGLSRERAGLEVRDVHSSHYGRMCPIETPEGPNIGLIGSLSVYARVNPFGFIETPYRKVVDGVVTDEIHYLTADEEDRHVVAQANSPADANGKFLEDRVLVRRKGGEVEYVNATEVDFMDVSPRQMVSVATAMIPFLEHDDANRALMGANMQRQAVPLVRSEAPLVGTGMELRAAIDAGDVVVTEKSGVVEEVSADYITVMADDGTRHTYRMRKFARSNHGTCANQRPIVDAGQRVESGQVLADGPCTENGEMALGKNLLVAIMPWEGHNYEDAIILSNRLVEEDVLTSIHIEEHEIDARDTKLGAEEITRDIPNVSDEVLADLDERGIIRIGAEVRDGDILVGKVTPKGETELTPEERLLRAIFGEKAREVRDTSLKVPHGESGKVIGIRVFSREDDDELPAGVNELVRVYVAQKRKISDGDKLAGRHGNKGVIGKILPVEDMPFLPDGTPVDIILNTHGVPRRMNIGQILETHLGWVAKTGWNVDGSPEWAANLPEEMLSAPSDTRTATPVFDGAREEELQGLLASTLPNRDGEVLVDGDGKAVLYDGRSGEPFPYPVTVGYMYILKLHHLVDDKIHARSTGPYSMITQQPLGGKAQFGGQRFGEMECWAMQAYGAAYTLQELLTIKSDDTVGRVKVYEAIVKGENIPEPGIPESFKVLLKELQSLCLNVEVLSSDGAAIEMRDGDDEDLERAAANLGINLSRNESASVEDLA